AGCGACACCGGCGGGGCCTTCCGCTTGCGTAGCTTCGCCGCGGCGAGCTCATACACCATCGGCAGCAGGGAGAAGCCGATGATGCCGAACACCACGATCTCGAAGTTTTCCTTCACCACCGGGATCTGCCCGAAGAAATAGCCCGCCGGGAGCAGCAGACCCACCCAGAGGAAGGCACCCACGACGTTGAAATACATGAAGCGCTTGTAGTCCATGGCACCGGATCCGGCGACGAAGGGGGCGAAGGTGCGGACGATCGGGACGAAGCGGGCGATGATGATGGTCTTGCCGCCGTAGCGGACGAAGAACTCGGAGGTCTTGTCAATGTGGCTCTGCTTGATGAAGCGCGGGAACGTGCGGATGGCCCAGGCACCGCATTTTCGGCCGATCCAGTAGTTCACGGTGTCACCGAGAATGGCGGCGACCAGCAGGAGGGCGGCGGCGATCCAGATGTTCAGGCCGGAGGCCTCATCCGCGGCCAAGGCACCGACGGCGAAAAGGAGCGAATCCCCCGGCAGGAACGGCGTGACGACCAAGCCGGTCTCCGCAAACACGATGAGGAACAGCAGGGCATAGACCAGCGAACCGTAGTCCCGGGTGAACTGGTTGAGGTGGTCCTGGAGGTGGAGCAGAAAATCGAGGGCTACTTTGAGGAGTTCCATTTGGCTGGTGGGGTAGGGAGGTGGGGATGATGTCAGTCACACTCCGGCCGCGGATCGCGGGAGAGCAGTTCCTTCATCGCGAGCGGGGCGGGCTTGCCCTCGTAGAGGATCGCATAGACCGCATCGATGATCGGGGTGCGGACGTTGGCGCGGCGCGCGGCTTCGTGGATGGAGAGGGTATTCGGCACCCCTTCCGCGACCATGCCTAGCGATGCGACTGCTTCGTCCAGGGTCTTGCCGGATCCCAGCGCCAGACCCACGCGGTGGTTCCGGGAGTGGCTGGAGAAACAGGTGACGATGAGGTCGCCCACACCGGAGAGTCCGGAAAAGGT
The sequence above is drawn from the Akkermansiaceae bacterium genome and encodes:
- a CDS encoding DedA family protein, whose amino-acid sequence is MELLKVALDFLLHLQDHLNQFTRDYGSLVYALLFLIVFAETGLVVTPFLPGDSLLFAVGALAADEASGLNIWIAAALLLVAAILGDTVNYWIGRKCGAWAIRTFPRFIKQSHIDKTSEFFVRYGGKTIIIARFVPIVRTFAPFVAGSGAMDYKRFMYFNVVGAFLWVGLLLPAGYFFGQIPVVKENFEIVVFGIIGFSLLPMVYELAAAKLRKRKAPPVSLD